A single genomic interval of Oryza sativa Japonica Group chromosome 7, ASM3414082v1 harbors:
- the LOC4342336 gene encoding EPIDERMAL PATTERNING FACTOR-like protein 2 gives MVHLLPCTHAHLPLPLFFSILLLIFSMEVAHSDARRLPLKLLEVGNIKEEPDETIGEKMEMEMEGRRLIGSRPPRCERVCMSCGHCEAVQVPIVPQVIQKTQTKAAAAAAAEQEQHVVVSATAISAAVFTYRVNGLSNYKPLSWKCKCGGIILDP, from the exons ATGGTCCATCTCTTGCCATGCACCCATGCTCACTTGCCCCTgcctctcttcttctccatcctcctcctcatcttctCCATGGAGGTGGCACATTCAGATGCAA GGAGGTTGCCACTGAAGCTTCTAGAAGTTGGCAACATCAAG GAGGAGCCTGATGAAACCATTGGAGagaagatggagatggagatggaagggAGGAGGCTGATAGGATCAAGGCCACCAAGGTGTGAGAGGGTGTGCATGTCCTGTGGCCACTGTGAGGCAGTGCAAGTGCCCATTGTGCCACAGGTGATTCAGAAGACACAAAccaaagctgctgctgctgctgctgccgagcAAGAACAGCATGTGGTGGTGAGTGCTACTGCCATCAGTGCTGCAGTGTTCACCTACAGGGTGAATGGCCTCTCAAACTACAAGCCATTGAGCTGGAAATGCAAGTGTGGTGGCATCATCCTTGATCCATAA